The genomic segment GTACCAAATTCTAACCCAGAAATACGGACTTCATGATCAATTGGGTGACCAGCTGTATAGACGCCGACTCTTGGCCCAAACATAACGTTGTCCCCAATGGTGATAGATGCGATATCCAGCATGATACACTCAAAATTAGCGTAGAAATTTTTTCCAACTGTAATATGACTCCCGTAATCACAGCGGAACGGACGCTCGATGTAAACATTTTCTCCAGTTTGCCCAAATAATTCATTGATAATTTCTACGCGTTTAGATCTTTCATCAAATGTTGAATGATTAAATTCGTCTATTAAACGTCTGCTTCTATTAATCATTGTACGTAATTCAGGACCGCCAGCCATGTATAAATCTCCCGCTAACATTCTTTCTCTTTGTGTTCTCACTTATTTCCATCCTTTCAAACTACCTTTATTAAGTTTATTAATTATGTTTATTAGGATAACATAATTTATTTTTTATCACAAATTACCATATGATATAAGCTGTTTATTTTACTTGAGGAACAAAAGAGAACGAAACTTGACTAGTTGAAAAAATTCCTTTAAGCTTTATGAGACATTGGTAGAAAGATATGGATTTATTCGATTGATATCTAGTATACGAATAGGAATGTACAAAGGAGGATTTGGAAAATGACAGCATCTATGAGATTGCGTTTTAACCTTTTGAAGTAATAATTAAATACTATTATTCAAAAGGTCCTGTTATGTTAGCAGAAACAGGGGAGCAGTCTGTCCATTTTTCAAATTCTATTTATCTAAAAAGATAGATATGAAAATTGTCAAAAGAGATAGAAATCTATCTCTTTTTTGCGTACCCAAAAATCTGTTAAGTGCACGGCCTAATTTAAGGAGTGCAAAATGATGAAAAATCTATCTATAAGATTAAAAGATATAAAAGTAATATTTGGCAATAAAAAACGAGTGGCTGCTGATTATGTTTTAGGTAAAATAGTAGTTCAAGCAT from the Carnobacterium inhibens subsp. inhibens DSM 13024 genome contains:
- a CDS encoding sugar O-acetyltransferase codes for the protein MRTQRERMLAGDLYMAGGPELRTMINRSRRLIDEFNHSTFDERSKRVEIINELFGQTGENVYIERPFRCDYGSHITVGKNFYANFECIMLDIASITIGDNVMFGPRVGVYTAGHPIDHEVRISGLEFGTPITIGDNVWVGASTVINPGVNIGNNVVIGSGSVVTRNIPDNVVAVGNPCRILRTITEEDKKYWTDLKEAYSEEMKD